The genomic window ACGATCGTGATCAGCAGCGCGATGCCCGGGTAGAAGCTGATCCAGTAATTGCCGCTCAGCATGTATTCGAACCCGTTGGCGATGAGCAGGCCGAGCGAGGGCTCGGTGATGGGCACGCCGAGGCCGAGGAAGGACAAGGTCGCCTCCAGCGCGATGGCGCGCGCGATCTGAATGGTGCCGATGACGATCAGCGGCGGCAGGCAGTTCGGGAACAGATGCCGGAACAGGATGCGCCGCGTGGGCAGCACGAGGCATTGCGCGGCCTCGATGTATTCGCGCCGGCGTTCCACCAGGGCCGAGCCGCGCACCGTCCGCGCGTAATAGGCCCATTCCACGATGACCAGCGCGATGACGACGTTCAGCACGCCCTTGCCCAGGAAGGCCAGGATCATCAGCGCGGCCAGGATGGTGGGGAAGGACAGCTGCAAATCCACCAGACGCATGATGAAGCTGTCGGTCCGCCCGCCCGCATAGGCCGCCAGCAGCCCGAGCGAGGCGCCCACCAGGCAGGCGATGATGGCCGAGCCGATGCCCACGATCAGCGAGATGCGCAGCCCGTAGATGATGCCCGAAAGCATGTCCCGCCCCTGGTCATCGGTGCCGAGCCAGTGGGTGATGCCCGTGCCGCCGACCTCGCCGGGCGGCAGGCGCCCGTCCATGATGTCGAGCTGCGCGAGGTCATAGGGGTTCTGCGGCGCGATCCAGGGCGCGAAGATGGCCAGCAGGGCGATGGTCACGAAGACCAGCAGCCCGCCGACGGCCACCTTGTTGGCCGCGAATTCGGAGACGAAGCGGCGGAAGGGGGTCTCTTCCTTCGCCGCGACGGGGGCCGATGCGGTGGTGTCGCTCATGCCTTGGACTCCAGCCGCACCCGGGGGTCCAGCACCGAATAGAGGATGTCCACGATCAGATTGATGGTGATGAACATGAGCACGATGACCATGAGGTAGGCGACGATCACGGGCCTATCGAGCACGTTGATGCTGTCGATGATGAGCTTGCCCATGCCCGGCCAGGCGAAGACCGTCTCCGTCACCACCGAGAAGGCGATGGTGGAACCCAGCTCCAGCCCCACCACCGTCACGACCGGGATCAGGATGTTCTTGAACACATGCACGAAGGTGACGCGCGTGGGCGAGAGCCCCTTGGCGCGGGCGAACTTCACATAATCCATCAGCATCGCCTCCCGCACGCCCGAGCGCGTGAGGCGGATGACGAGGCTGATCTTGAACAAGGCGAGGTTGAAGGCCGGCATGGCCAGATGCGCCCAGCCATTGGCCGTCAGGAAGGACCAGTGCAGGCCCAGGATCTGCACCGTCTCGCCCCGGCCCGAACTGGGCAGCCAGCCCAGCTGCACGGCGAAGACCATGATGAGCATGAGCCCCACCCAGAAGGTGGGCAGCGAGAAGCCCAGGATGCTGCCCGCCATGATGACGCGCGAGCCGATGCTCTCCGGCTTCAGCCCCGCATAGAGACCCAGCGGCAGGCCGATCAGCACCGAGAGGAACATGGCCCCGAAGGCCAGCTCCAGCGTCGCCGGCATGCGGTTGAGGATGAGCTGCAAGGCAGGTTCGTTGAACACGAAGCTGCGCCCCAGATCCCCCCGCAGCGCGTTCTGCAGGAAGACCAGGTATTGCTGCCACAGCGGCAGGTCGAGCCCGAGGGCGGCGATGGCGCGCTCACGCTCCATCTGGTCGGCGTCGGGCGAGATCAGGATCTCGACCGGGTCGCCGATGGCATAGACGCCCACGAAGACGATGACGCTCATGGCCAGAAGGACCATGAGCGACTGGAGAATCCGCCGCAGCAGGTAGACGGTCATCAGCGGGGCCGGACGTCCTGGGCGCGCGTCAGCTCATCGGCGCGGGCCTCGTGCTGCAGCGTGTTCCGCATGGCCCAGATGTTGGTCTGGATGTGCAGCGGGATGATGCCGACATCCTCGAGCGCGATGCGCTGCGCTTCCTGCAGGATGGCCTCGCGGCGGGCGTCGTCCAGCTCGACCAGCGCGGCCTCCAGGCGGCTGTCCACCTCGGGGTTGCTGTAGCGGCCGCGGTTGGAGGCGCCCCAGCCGCGGTCGCGGTTGGCGGTGGCCAGGATGTTGCGGACGGGGTGCGAACCCTCGGGGTTGGAGCCCCAGCCGATCAGGAAGGCCGAGAATTCCTGGCGCCCGGCGCGGCCCACGAAGGTGGTCCAGGGCTGCGCCTCGACCGTGGTGCGCACGCCGATGCGCGTCCACATCTGGCCCACCGCCTGCACGATGCGCCCATCATTGGGGTAGCGGTTGTTGGGGCCGTGCAGGGTGATGCGGAAGCCCTCGGGGAAGCCCGCCTCGGCCAGCAGGGCACGGGCGCGCGCGGCGTCCGGCGCCGGCGGCGCGAAGTTCGGGATGTGCGAGAAGACGCCCGGCGGCAGGAACTGCGCGGACGGCGTGGCCGAGCCTTCCATCACGCGGTTCGCGATGGCCGGGCGGTCAATGGCGATGGAGAGCGCCTGGCGCACCCGCAGGTCGCGCAGCGGGTTGCGCGCGATGGGCTGGCCGTTGTTGTCGGTGATGAAGGGCGAAGCATCCTCGCGCATGTGATCCAGGCCGAGGAAGATCAGCCGCAGCCCCACCTTCTCGCTGACCGCGAGGCGGCGGTCGCCGCGCACGCGCGCGAGGTCGGGCGTGGGCACCTGGTCGATGAAGTCCACATCGCCCGAGAGCAGCGCCGCCGTGCGCGCGCCGCCATTGGTGATCATGCGGTAGTTCACCGTGGCCCAGGCGGGGCGGGTGCCGAAATAGCTGTCATTGCGGGCGAATTCGATGCGGTCGCCCATGGTGTGGCTGACGACGCGGAAGGGCCCGGTGCCGATCGCGGCCTGGCCGCTGTTGAACTGCTCCGTGGTCGCGTTCTCGTGCGTCTCGCGGTCCAGGATGAAGATGTTCGTCAGATCCTGCGGCAGCAGGGGCGAGGGGTTCTGCGTGGTGATGCGCAGCGTGTGGCTGTCCACCACCTCCACATTCGTGATCGGCCGGACGAAGGCCGCGAAGGAGGAGGGGCTGTTCGGCACGTTGGGCACGCGCTGGAAGGTGAAGGCCACGTCTTCCGCGGTGAAGGGGTTGCCGTTGTGGAAGGTGACGCCGCGGCGCAGGCGGAATTCCCACACATTGGGCTCGACCGCGCGCCAGCTTTCCGCGAGGCCGGGCTGCATCCGCGCATCGCCATCGGTGTTGATCAGCCGGTCGAAGATCATGCCGGCGGCGGCGTTGTTGGGGGAGAGCTGGTGGTAATGCGGGTCGAGCGAGGTGACCGGGGCCCCCACCGCCATGTTCAGGTTCTGCGCCTGCGCCCCATGGGCCGCCAACGCCATCGCGGCGCCCATGACGGCGCCGGCGGCCAGCTTGCGGCCGCGCGTGTTGATTGCCATTTGCTCTTCCCCACTCAGGTCCAAGCCCGAGGGCTTAGCAGCATCCGCGCGGGGCTGGCCAGACTCGTTTCGCCATATTTCGGCCTCATAGCCGCCCGCCGCTGCAACCAAAGGCCTCCCATGCTATATAGGGTGTCATGACCGATAACGTTACGCCCCCGCCCCGGCTCACGGTGGAGTCCCGCCCGGCCGCCGGCCGCGCGCGCACGCCCAAGGCGGCGGCCAAGGCCGCGCCCAAGGCCAGGCCGCGCCGCCGCTTCCAACTCTTCGGCGGGGTGCTGCGGACGCTGTTCATCGTGGCCGTGGCCGGCACACTGGCGGGCGGTGTGGCGGCCTATGGCGTGTATCGCCAGGTCGAGGCGGACCTGCCCGACTACCGCTGGCTGGCCGACTACTCCCCCCCGCAGATGAGCCGCATCTACGCCTCCGACAGCCGCCTGATGGCGGAGCTGGCGGCGGAGCGGCGGGTCTTCGTGCCCATCGAGGCGATTCCCCGGCAGCTCCAGCAGGCCTTCATCTCGGCCGAGGACCAGAATTTCGAGACGCATTTCGGCGTGGACCCCACGGCGGTGGCGCGCGCGGTGGTCACCAATGTGGAGAACTACCTGGGCGGGCGGCGCATGCTGGGCGCCTCCACCATCACGCAGCAGGTCGCAAAGAACATGCTGGTGGGGGCGGACCGCACCCTGCTGCGCAAGGTGCGCGAGGCGCTGCTGGCCATCCGGCTGGAGAACGCGCTGCCCAAGTCGCGCATCCTGGAGATCTACCTCAACGAGATCTTCCTGGGCGCCCAGGCCTATGGCGTGGCCGCCGCCGCCCAGGCCTATTTCGACAAGGCGCTGGACGATCTGACGCTGAGCGAGATGGCCTTCCTGGCCGCCCTGCCCAAGGCGCCCAACAACTACAACCCGCTGCGCTTCCCCGAGCAGGCGCGCATCCGCCGCGATTGGGTGCTGGGCCGCATGCTGGCCGATGGCGCCATCACGCAGGAGCAGCACGACGCCGCCCGCGCCGAGCCCATCCAGGTCCGCCCCACCCGCCGGCCGGAGGTGGTGCCCGTGGGCCAGCACTTCACCGAGGAGGTGCGGCGCGAGCTGCTGAGCCGCTTCGGCGCCGACCGCACCCAGGGCGGCGGCCTCGTCGTCCGCACCAGCCTCGATCCCGAATTGCAGGCCGCGACGGAAACCGCGCTGCGCACCCATCTGCTGGATTACGACCGCAGGCGCGGCGGCTGGCGCGGGCCGGTGACCAACATCGCCCATGGCCCGACCGAATGGCTGCCCGCGCTGGAGGCGACCCCCCGCCCCCCGGCATGGACCGCGCCTGGCGCCACGCCGTGGTGCTGGAGGTGGCCGAGCGCGAGGCGCGCCTCGGCTGGTTCGAACGCGCCCAGCCCCGCGCCCCGGCCGAGCCCCGCACGGGCCGGCTGTTCCTCGACGAACTCTCCTGGGCGCGGCCGGTCATCGCGGGCACGGGCGGGCAGCCGCCGCGCCTCGGCCCCGCGCCGCGCCGCATGTCGGACGTGCTGAACCCCGGCGATGTGGTGATGGTGGAGCTGGAGGAGGCGCGCCCCGCCCAGGGCCGCACCCCTGCCCGGCCCGAGCGCCTCGGCCTGCGCCAGGCACCGGAGGTGGAGGGCGCCGTCGTGGCGCTCGACCCCAACACCGGCCGCGTGCTGGCCATGGCGGGCGGCTGGTCCTTCGAGCGTTCCTGGTTCAACCGCGCCACCCAGGCGATGCGCCAGCCCGGCTCCTCCTTCAAGCCCTTCGTCTTCCTGCCGGCGCTGGAGGCGGGCATCCCGCCCAACCAGCGCTACCTCGACGCCGAGATCGAGGTGCCTACCGGTGCCGGCGTGTGGCGGCCCGGCAACGCCGATGGCCGCGTGATGGGCTACATGTCCATGCGCCGCGCGCTGGAGCTCAGCCGCAACCTCGCCACCGTGCGCGTGGCGCAGGAGGTGGGGATCGACCGCGTGGCCGAGGTGGCGAACCGCTTCGGCGTGATCGAGAACATGCCGCACTTCCTGGCCATGAGCCTGGGCGCCGGCGAGACCACCGTGCTGCGCCAGGCCGCCGCTTACGCCAGCTTCGTCAATGGCGGCCGGCGCGTGGAGCCGAGCTTCATCGACAGCGTGCAGGATGCGCGCGGCCGCGTGCTCTGGCGCACCCAGGCGCGCGAATGCGTGGGCTGCGAGGCCGGGCCCGAGGCCGGCCCGCCGCAGCTTTCCGACAACCGCCGCGCCATCGTGGACCCCATCGCGGCCTATCAGATCACCTCCATCCTGCAGGGTGCCGTGCAGCGCGGCACGGGCGGGCGGGCGGCGACGGGGCTGAACCGGCCCATCGCCGGCAAGACCGGCACCACCAATGATTTCCAGGACGCGTGGTTCGTGGGCTACACGCCCGACATCGTGATCGCGGTCTGGGTCGGCTATGACGAGCCGCGCACGCTGCGCCGCGCGGGTGAGCCGGGCAATGATGTGGGCGGCGGGCGCCTCGCCGCCCCCATCTTCCGCGATGTGCTGGCCGCGGCCCTGGGCGACAGCCCGCCCGTGCCCTTCCGCGCGCCGCCGGGTGTCGCGCTGGTGCGGCTGCAGCACGACACGGGCCAGACCATCCTGGAGGCCTTCCGCCCCGGCACCGAGAACGCGGCGCGCGACCCGACCGAGGTCTCGGGCATCGGCGCGGGTGCGGCGGAGCGCGTGGACAGCGGGCTGGGCGGGCTGTATTGAACCGCCATGCGCGCTGATGCCACACAATTGCACGAGCAGATCACGGCCTCCGTGTCCCTGCTGAGGAGGCATCTTTGACTGGGATGCCGCAACCGCCCGCCTCGCCGAGCTGAACGCCCGGGCCGAGGACCCCGACCTCTGGAACAAGCCCGACGCCGCGCAGGCCGTGATGCGCGAGCGTGGGCGCCTCGCTGAACAGGTGGAAGGCGTCCAGCGCCTCGAACAATCCGTCAGCGACGCGATGGAGCTGATCGAGATGGCCGAGGCGGAGAATGACACCGCCACCGCCGACGCGCTGGTCGAGGACCTCAAGGGCTTCGCCGCCGAGGCGAAGCGCCGCGAGATCGAGAGCCTGCTCTCGGGCGAGGCCGACCAGAACGACTGCTATGTCGAGGTGAATGCCGGCGCCGGCGGCACCGAGGCGCAGGACTGGGCCGAGATGCTCATGCGCATGTACATGCGCTGGGCCGAGGCGCGCGGCTACAAGGTGACCATCACCGAGCAGTCCGAGGGCGAGCAGGCCGGCATCAAGTCGGTCACGCTGCAGGTCACGGGCCCCAACGCCTATGGCTGGATGAAGACCGAGACGGGGGTGCATCGCCTGGTGCGCATCTCGCCCTTCGACGCGGCGGCGCGACGCCAGACCAGCTTCGCGAGCGTCTATGTCTACCCGGTGGTGGACGACAAGATCGAGATCGAGATCAACCCCGCCGACATCAAGACCGACACCTTCCGCGCCTCCGGCGCGGGCGGGCAGCATGTGAACAAGACGGACAGCGGCGTGCGCTTCACCCATATCCCGACCGGGATCGTGGCGGCCTCGACGCAGGACCGCAGCCAGCACAAGAACCGCGTCATCGCCATGAACATGCTGAAGGCGCGGCTCTACGAGCTGGAGCTGAAGAAGCGCGAGGCCATCAGCGACGCGGCCGAGGCCAGCAAGACCGACATCGGCTGGGGCCACCAGATCCGCAGCTATGTGCTGCAGCCCTATCAGATGGTGAAGGACCTGCGCACCGGCGTGGAGAAGGGCAACCCCGACGCCGTGCTGGATGGCGAGCTGGACGAGTTCATGGCCGCCGCGCTCGCGCAGCGCGTGGGGGCCACGCGCAGCGAGGCGAGCGCCAATTCACAATGAAATGGCTGCGCGCACCCGCCCGCCTGGCTGACGGGCTGCGCGTCTATGCCATCGGCGACGTGCATGGCTGCGTGGAGAAGCTGCGCGCCCTGCACGCCGCCATCCGCGACGACCTGAAGGCCCATCCGACGCGCGGCGCCACGGTGATCCACCTGGGCGACTACATTGACCGCGGGCCGGACAGCGCGGGCGTGATCGAGGCGGCGATGGGCTTCGACGCCTGCCCCGTGGTGAACCTGATGGGCAACCATGAGGCGACGCTGCTCGCGGCCCTCGACGGCGACGCGCCCGCCGCGACCGACTGGATCTATTATGGCGGGCGGGAAGCGCTGACCTCCTGGGGAATGCCGCCCCACGCCCCGCGCGAGACATGGGCCACGGGCATTCCCGCCGCGCACATCGCCTTCCTGCGCGGCCTGGCGCTGCGGCACCGCATCGGGCCCTATTTCTTCGTCCATGCCGGCATCCGGCCCGGCGTGGCGCTGGAGGAGCAGGCGGCGGACGACCTGCTCCGCATCCGCGGCGCCTTCCTCAACAGCGAGGCCGAGCACGGCGCGATCATCGTGCATGGCCACACCCCCGTGCGCGAGCGCGAGGCCGACCTGCGCGAGAACCGCATCAACCTCGACACCGGCGCGGTCTTCGGCGGCCCCCTCACCTGCGGGGTGTTCGAGGAGGACCGGGTGGGGCTGCTCACCGCCTGAGTTTTCGCGCGGCCGATTCACCGCCTCGGCTGCGCCTCGCCGGATCGGACGCGGGTCCAGCGGCCGATTCACCGCCTCGGCTGCGCCTCGCCGGATCGGACGCGGGTCCAGCGGCCGATTCACCGCCTCGGCTGCGCCTCGCCGGATCGGACGCTAGATGCCCTGCCGCAGCACATGCTTCTGGATCTTGCCCGTGCTGGTCTTGGGCAGTTCCTGGAACACCACGCGCTTGGGCACCTTGAAGCCGGGCAGGATGGTGCGGCAATGGGCCATGAGGTCGGCCTCGCTCGCCTCCAGGCCGGGCTTGAGTTCCACGAAGGCGCAGGGGACCTCGCCCCATTTCTCGTCAGGCTGGGCCACCACAGCCGCGACCGCCACGGCGGGGTGTTTGTAGAGCGCGTCCTCCACCTCGATGCTGCTGATGTTCTCGCCGCCCGAGATGATGATGTCCTTCGACCGGTCGCGCAGCTGGATGTAGCCGTCCGGGTACTTCACCGCGAGATCGCCCGAGTGGAACCAGCCGCCGGCGAAGGCCTTGGCGGTGGCGTCAGGCTCCTTCAGATAGCCCTTCATCACGACATTGCCGCGGAACATCACCTCGCCCATCGTCGCGCCATCGGCGGGCACGGGGGTCATGGTGGCGGGGTCCATCACCTCCAGCCCCTCCAGCGGCACATAGCGCACGCCCTGGCGGGCCATGAGCTTCGCCTGGTCGGGCGGGGGCAGCGCATCCCATTCGGCGTGCCATTCATTGGTGACGGCGGGGCCATAGACTTCGGTCAGCCCATAGACGTGCAGCACGCCGAAGCCGGCCTGCTTCATGGCCGCCAGCACCGCCTCGGGCGGGGGGGCGCCGGCGACGACGAAGGTGACGGGGCCGGGCAGGTGCTTGCGTTCCTTCTCGGGCGTCTGGAGCAGGGTGCTCATCACGATGGGCGCGCCGCACATATGCGTGACGCCCTCGCCCGCGATCAGTGACCACATCATGGGCCCGCGCACGGCGCGCAGGCAGACATGGGTGCCGGCCATGGCGGTGATGGTCCAGGGGAAGCACCAGCCATTGCAGTGGAACATGGGCAGCGTCCAGAGATAGACCGGGTGCCGCGCCATCCCCGCCGCCAGCACATTGCCCACCGCCAGAAGATGCGCGCCGCGGTGGTGATAGACCACGCCCTTGGGCTTGCCCGTCGTGCCACTGGTGTAGTTCAGCGCGATGGCGTCCCATTCGTCGCGCGGCAGGGGCCAGGCGAAGTGCGGATCGCCCTGGCGGAGAAAGGCCTCGTAATCAAGCGCGCCGAGGGTTTCGTGGCTGGGCGCCTCGCGGTCATCCACCTCGATGAGGGTGGGCTTCGCATCGCATTGCGCCAGCGCGGCCCGCACCACCGGCACCCATTCGCGGTCCAGGATGAGGGCGCGCGCCTCGCCATGGTCCAGGATGTAGGCGATGGTGGCGGCGTCGAGGCGCGTGTTGATGGTGTTCAGCACGCAGCCCGCCATGGCCACGCCGAAATGCGCCTCGACCATCTCGGGGATGTTCGGCAGCAGCACCGCCACCGTGTCGCCGCGCCCGAGGCCGAGCTTCGTCAGCGCATGGGCCAGGCGCACGCAGCGTTCGCGCAGCTCGCGATAGGTCCGGCGCGTGCCGCCATAGGCAACGGCCACATGCTCGGGGAAGGTCGCGGCCGTGCGCTCCAGGAAGAGCAGCGGCGTCAGCGGCTGGTGGTTGGCGTCCTGGCGCGGAAGGGCGTCGTAGTCGGCGGCGGCCATGCTCAGCGATCCTGCCATGTGGGTTTGCGCTTTTCGAGGAAGGCGCCGATGCCCTCGGCGGCGTCGGCGGCCAGCATGTTCTCGACCATCACCTGCGAGGCGGTGGCGTAGGCCTCCTCCAGCGCGCGGCCTTCCTGGGCGAGGAAGCCGCGCTTGCCCATGCGGATGGTGCGTGCGGAGCGCGCGGCCACCTGCGCGGCGAGGTCGAGCGCGGCACCCCGCGCATCCTCGGCCACGCGGTTGATGAGGCCGAGCGCCCGCGCCTCCTCCGCCCCCACCATGCGGCCGGTCATCAGCATCTCCATCGCCGCCTTGCGCGGCACGGCGCGCGACAGCGCCACGGCGGGCGTCGAGCAGAAGAGGCCGATATCCACGCCCGGCGTGCAGAAGCGCGCGGCGGGCGTGGCGACGGCCATGTCGCAGCTCGCGACCAGCTGGCAGCCAGCGGCGGTGGCGATGCCCTCCACGGCGGCGATGACGGGAACGGGGTGATGCACCACCTGGCGCATGACCTGGGAACAGAGCGCCATGGTGCGGGCGAAGAATTCCTGCCCGCCATCGGCGGCACCGCGCGCGGCGGTCAGCTCGCGCAGATCATGGCCGGCGCAGAAGGCGGGGCCATTGGCAGCCAGCACCACGCAGCGCGCGCCCTCGGCCTCGCGCAGCGCGGCCTCCAGGGCTTCGAGCATGGCGAGGGAGAGGGCGTTGCGCGCGGCCGGGCGGTCCAGCACCAGCAGCGCCACGCCGTCATTGCGGCGTTCGGTGGTGATCATCGCGCCAGCACCTCCTGGATTTCCTGCAGGATCACGGGGTCATCAATGGTGGGCGGCACGGTGAAGGGCTGCCCGTCGGCGATCTTGCGGATGGTCGCGCGCAGGATCTTGCCCGAGCGCGTCTTGGGCAGGCGCGGCACCACGCGGGCGTCACGGAAGGCGGCGACGGGGCCGATGCGCTCGCGCACCAGGGAGACGAGTTCGCGCGCCACCTCGGCCTCCTCGCGCGCGGCGCCGGATTTCAGCACGACGAGGCCCACGGGCACCTGGCCCTTCAGCCCATCGGCGGCGCCCACCACGGCGCATTCGGCGACATCGGGGTGGCTGGCCAGCACCTCCTCCATCGCGCCCGTGGAGAGGCGGTGGCCGGCCACGTTGATGATGTCGTCGGTGCGGCCCATGACCCAGACGAAGCCCTCCGCATCCACCATCCCGGCGTCGGAGGTGTCGTAGAAGCCGGGGAAGGTGGAGAGATAGGCCTCGCGGTAGCGCGCCTCGGCGTTCCAGAGCGTGGGCGCGCAGCCGGGCGGCAGGGGCAGCTTGACCACCAGGGCGCCCTCGGCGCCCGGCGCCACCTGCTGGCCCTGCGCGTCCAGCGCCCGCACCTCGAAGCCCGGAGTGGGCTTGCCGCCCGAACCGGGGCGCGGTTCGAACAACCCGAATTCCCGAAACCCCGCGGTGATGGGCCAGCCCGTCTCGGTCTGCCACCAATGGTCCACCACGGGCTTGCCGAGCTTGGCCGCCGCCCATTCCGCCGTGGGCGGGTCGCAGCGCTCGCCGGCGAGATAGAGCGCCTCCAATCGCGACAGGTCGTGGCGGGCCAGGTGCTCGCCCTCCGGGTCCTCCTTCTTGATGGCACGGATGGCGGTGGGCGCGGTGAAGAGCAGCTTCACCCCGTGCTGGGCGCAGACGCGCCAGAAGGTGCCGGGGTCGGGCGTGCCCACGGGCTTTCCTTCGAACAGCACCGAAGTGCAGCCCGCCAGAAGCGGCGCATAGACGATGTAGGAATGCCCCACGACCCAGCCCACATCGGACGCCGCCCAGAACACGTCGCCCGGCGCCATGCCATAGATCATGGACATGGAGCGGTGCAGCGCCACCGCATGGCCCCCGTTGTCGCGCACGATGCCCTTGGGCTTCCCCGTCGTGCCGCTGGTGTAGAGGATATAGAGCGGGTCCGTCGCCGCCACCTCCACACAGGGGTGGGGGGTGCCGGCTGCTTCCTCCGCCGCGTAGTCGAAGTCGCGGCCGGGGGTGAGGTCGGCGCGCAGCTGCTCGCGTTGCAGCACCAGGCAGAAATCGGGCTTGTGCGCGGCCATGCCGATGGCGGCGTCCAGCAGCGGTTTGTAGGCGATCACGCGCCCCGGTTCGAGCCCGCAGCTCGCCGAGATCACGGCACGCGGCGTGGCGTCGGTGATGCGCGTGGCCAGTTCCGCCGCCGCGAAGCCGCCGAACACCACGGAATGGATGGCGCCCAGCCGCGCGCAGGCCAGCATGGCGATGGCGGCCTCGGGCACCATGGGCATGTAGATCAGCACGCGGTCACCGTGCCGCACGCCGCGCGCGGCCAAGGCCCCCGCCAGCCGCGCCACGCGGGATTGCAGGGTGGCGTAGCTGATATGCTCGACCCGCCCTGTCATGGGGCTGTCGTAGAGCAGCGCCGTCTGCGCCCCACGCCCCGCCGCCACA from Roseococcus microcysteis includes these protein-coding regions:
- a CDS encoding enoyl-CoA hydratase — protein: MITTERRNDGVALLVLDRPAARNALSLAMLEALEAALREAEGARCVVLAANGPAFCAGHDLRELTAARGAADGGQEFFARTMALCSQVMRQVVHHPVPVIAAVEGIATAAGCQLVASCDMAVATPAARFCTPGVDIGLFCSTPAVALSRAVPRKAAMEMLMTGRMVGAEEARALGLINRVAEDARGAALDLAAQVAARSARTIRMGKRGFLAQEGRALEEAYATASQVMVENMLAADAAEGIGAFLEKRKPTWQDR
- a CDS encoding acyl-CoA synthetase; translation: MAAADYDALPRQDANHQPLTPLLFLERTAATFPEHVAVAYGGTRRTYRELRERCVRLAHALTKLGLGRGDTVAVLLPNIPEMVEAHFGVAMAGCVLNTINTRLDAATIAYILDHGEARALILDREWVPVVRAALAQCDAKPTLIEVDDREAPSHETLGALDYEAFLRQGDPHFAWPLPRDEWDAIALNYTSGTTGKPKGVVYHHRGAHLLAVGNVLAAGMARHPVYLWTLPMFHCNGWCFPWTITAMAGTHVCLRAVRGPMMWSLIAGEGVTHMCGAPIVMSTLLQTPEKERKHLPGPVTFVVAGAPPPEAVLAAMKQAGFGVLHVYGLTEVYGPAVTNEWHAEWDALPPPDQAKLMARQGVRYVPLEGLEVMDPATMTPVPADGATMGEVMFRGNVVMKGYLKEPDATAKAFAGGWFHSGDLAVKYPDGYIQLRDRSKDIIISGGENISSIEVEDALYKHPAVAVAAVVAQPDEKWGEVPCAFVELKPGLEASEADLMAHCRTILPGFKVPKRVVFQELPKTSTGKIQKHVLRQGI
- a CDS encoding ABC transporter permease, giving the protein MTVYLLRRILQSLMVLLAMSVIVFVGVYAIGDPVEILISPDADQMERERAIAALGLDLPLWQQYLVFLQNALRGDLGRSFVFNEPALQLILNRMPATLELAFGAMFLSVLIGLPLGLYAGLKPESIGSRVIMAGSILGFSLPTFWVGLMLIMVFAVQLGWLPSSGRGETVQILGLHWSFLTANGWAHLAMPAFNLALFKISLVIRLTRSGVREAMLMDYVKFARAKGLSPTRVTFVHVFKNILIPVVTVVGLELGSTIAFSVVTETVFAWPGMGKLIIDSINVLDRPVIVAYLMVIVLMFITINLIVDILYSVLDPRVRLESKA
- a CDS encoding ABC transporter substrate-binding protein; its protein translation is MAINTRGRKLAAGAVMGAAMALAAHGAQAQNLNMAVGAPVTSLDPHYHQLSPNNAAAGMIFDRLINTDGDARMQPGLAESWRAVEPNVWEFRLRRGVTFHNGNPFTAEDVAFTFQRVPNVPNSPSSFAAFVRPITNVEVVDSHTLRITTQNPSPLLPQDLTNIFILDRETHENATTEQFNSGQAAIGTGPFRVVSHTMGDRIEFARNDSYFGTRPAWATVNYRMITNGGARTAALLSGDVDFIDQVPTPDLARVRGDRRLAVSEKVGLRLIFLGLDHMREDASPFITDNNGQPIARNPLRDLRVRQALSIAIDRPAIANRVMEGSATPSAQFLPPGVFSHIPNFAPPAPDAARARALLAEAGFPEGFRITLHGPNNRYPNDGRIVQAVGQMWTRIGVRTTVEAQPWTTFVGRAGRQEFSAFLIGWGSNPEGSHPVRNILATANRDRGWGASNRGRYSNPEVDSRLEAALVELDDARREAILQEAQRIALEDVGIIPLHIQTNIWAMRNTLQHEARADELTRAQDVRPR
- the prfB gene encoding peptide chain release factor 2 (programmed frameshift) yields the protein MRADATQLHEQITASVSLLRRHLDWDAATARLAELNARAEDPDLWNKPDAAQAVMRERGRLAEQVEGVQRLEQSVSDAMELIEMAEAENDTATADALVEDLKGFAAEAKRREIESLLSGEADQNDCYVEVNAGAGGTEAQDWAEMLMRMYMRWAEARGYKVTITEQSEGEQAGIKSVTLQVTGPNAYGWMKTETGVHRLVRISPFDAAARRQTSFASVYVYPVVDDKIEIEINPADIKTDTFRASGAGGQHVNKTDSGVRFTHIPTGIVAASTQDRSQHKNRVIAMNMLKARLYELELKKREAISDAAEASKTDIGWGHQIRSYVLQPYQMVKDLRTGVEKGNPDAVLDGELDEFMAAALAQRVGATRSEASANSQ
- a CDS encoding penicillin-binding transpeptidase domain-containing protein: MDRAWRHAVVLEVAEREARLGWFERAQPRAPAEPRTGRLFLDELSWARPVIAGTGGQPPRLGPAPRRMSDVLNPGDVVMVELEEARPAQGRTPARPERLGLRQAPEVEGAVVALDPNTGRVLAMAGGWSFERSWFNRATQAMRQPGSSFKPFVFLPALEAGIPPNQRYLDAEIEVPTGAGVWRPGNADGRVMGYMSMRRALELSRNLATVRVAQEVGIDRVAEVANRFGVIENMPHFLAMSLGAGETTVLRQAAAYASFVNGGRRVEPSFIDSVQDARGRVLWRTQARECVGCEAGPEAGPPQLSDNRRAIVDPIAAYQITSILQGAVQRGTGGRAATGLNRPIAGKTGTTNDFQDAWFVGYTPDIVIAVWVGYDEPRTLRRAGEPGNDVGGGRLAAPIFRDVLAAALGDSPPVPFRAPPGVALVRLQHDTGQTILEAFRPGTENAARDPTEVSGIGAGAAERVDSGLGGLY
- a CDS encoding metallophosphoesterase family protein; this translates as MKWLRAPARLADGLRVYAIGDVHGCVEKLRALHAAIRDDLKAHPTRGATVIHLGDYIDRGPDSAGVIEAAMGFDACPVVNLMGNHEATLLAALDGDAPAATDWIYYGGREALTSWGMPPHAPRETWATGIPAAHIAFLRGLALRHRIGPYFFVHAGIRPGVALEEQAADDLLRIRGAFLNSEAEHGAIIVHGHTPVREREADLRENRINLDTGAVFGGPLTCGVFEEDRVGLLTA
- a CDS encoding ABC transporter permease yields the protein MSDTTASAPVAAKEETPFRRFVSEFAANKVAVGGLLVFVTIALLAIFAPWIAPQNPYDLAQLDIMDGRLPPGEVGGTGITHWLGTDDQGRDMLSGIIYGLRISLIVGIGSAIIACLVGASLGLLAAYAGGRTDSFIMRLVDLQLSFPTILAALMILAFLGKGVLNVVIALVIVEWAYYARTVRGSALVERRREYIEAAQCLVLPTRRILFRHLFPNCLPPLIVIGTIQIARAIALEATLSFLGLGVPITEPSLGLLIANGFEYMLSGNYWISFYPGIALLITIVSINLMGDHLRDVLNPRLKK